The nucleotide window TCTTCTCGAACAAGGCCTGAAATTTTTCTTTATACTCCGGCAGTTCGTCAACAACCATTTGACCTTTGGAATAGATCTGTGCAATTTTTTTATCAAAAGGAATTTCCATGAGTATGGGCAGGTTCTCCTTTTCTGCATATATTTTTACATCATCATTTCCCAAACCTGCCCGGTTGATGACAAGTCCGTGGGGGATACCAAGAATTTTAACCGTTTCAACGGCAAGCTTTAAGTCATGAAGACCAAAGGGTGTCGGTTCGGTTACCAGAAGGACAAAATCAGCTTTGTTCATTGCTGCAATTACCGGGCATGAGGTTCCGGGAGGCGCATCAATAAGGGTAACAAAGTCTGGGTCAGTATAGGATCTTACTTTTTTGATAATGGGCGGAGCCATGACCTGTCCGACATCCATGCGGCCGTGGATAAAAGAAATGCCTCTTGCTGATCCATGCTCAATTTCACCCAGAATCCGGTCTTTTTCAACAATTGCATTTTCAGGGCAGATCTCAAAACATCCGCCGCATGAATGGCACAGGTTGTCAAAGGTGAGGACATCTTTTTTTAAAACAGCAATGGCACCATATCTGCACATGTCCATGCATTTTTTACAAAAGGTGCATTTTTCAAGATCAATTTCAGGTATGGGAGCAATTACCGGTTCTTTTTTTTTCATGACAGGATTGAGAAAAAGATGTGCATTGGGTTCTTCAACATCGCAGTCAAGAAGTTGTACTTTATGTTCAATAGAAAGCGCAAGATTGGTTGATACGGTTGTTTTACCGGTTCCTCCCTTGCCGCTTGCAATACTGATAATCATCAGATTTATTCTCCTTTTGATTTGCTTGTACGGCTTGCAATTTGAGCAATGAGGTTCAGGTGATCCAAAAGCTTTTGGACATGTTCCTTATCCGGAACCAAAGGGAACTGCATCAGAACGCCTAATCCTTCATAGGCTTCATGAAACTCATCATGGGCCAGTTCGCTTAATACCACACAGTTCATCATGGCATTTTTAAAGAGGACTTTTTCGATCAGCTCTCTGCCTGTCATATCAGGCAGTTGTTCCTCCGTGATGAACAGGTCGATCTTTTTTTCTGTGAGTCTGGAAAGGGCTTCTTGTCCCTTGTCAGTCCATTCGGTTGTTATCTTATTGTCCGAAAAGGCTGTTTCAAGTTTTTCAAAGGCGTTTTTTTCCCGGCTTACCAACAGTATATGAATCATATATATTTTATCTCCCTTGATTTTTTTTGGTTCGGCTTTTATGAATTTGCAAGCCATGTGCCATGAAGGATGATAAAATGACTGATGGTTGATAAATGAATTATTTTAGTGGGTTGGAATGTTTTTGAGCTACTGGTTTGTTTTGGAAATAAAAAAAAATAGTCGCAGTTACGCGACTATTTGAATCGTTTTTTATATCAGGTTTTATCCTTTTTTAAGTCGGCCAGTGCAAGGTATAGCGCTCCCACTGCAAGCTCTGCGCAATGGAAGTGATCTTCAGGAAGGGTTTCTAAAAAATTGTCCACTTGTTCAGGTGAAATCTGCCATGCAGATTCAATTGTTTTGCCCTGGACAAATTTGGCAACCGTATTACAGCAGGCCGCTGTATTTATACAACCCTGAATATAAAAAGAGACG belongs to Desulfobacula toluolica Tol2 and includes:
- a CDS encoding ATP-binding protein, with the protein product MIISIASGKGGTGKTTVSTNLALSIEHKVQLLDCDVEEPNAHLFLNPVMKKKEPVIAPIPEIDLEKCTFCKKCMDMCRYGAIAVLKKDVLTFDNLCHSCGGCFEICPENAIVEKDRILGEIEHGSARGISFIHGRMDVGQVMAPPIIKKVRSYTDPDFVTLIDAPPGTSCPVIAAMNKADFVLLVTEPTPFGLHDLKLAVETVKILGIPHGLVINRAGLGNDDVKIYAEKENLPILMEIPFDKKIAQIYSKGQMVVDELPEYKEKFQALFEKIVQLVEKGGQSK
- a CDS encoding response regulator; translation: MIHILLVSREKNAFEKLETAFSDNKITTEWTDKGQEALSRLTEKKIDLFITEEQLPDMTGRELIEKVLFKNAMMNCVVLSELAHDEFHEAYEGLGVLMQFPLVPDKEHVQKLLDHLNLIAQIASRTSKSKGE
- a CDS encoding iron-sulfur cluster assembly scaffold protein, encoding MMSQYDTNFLNHHSLKYIEMALRTDRIERVANPDGYGKRTGDCGDTVEFFLICKNDIIESVSFYIQGCINTAACCNTVAKFVQGKTIESAWQISPEQVDNFLETLPEDHFHCAELAVGALYLALADLKKDKT